In a genomic window of Erigeron canadensis isolate Cc75 chromosome 5, C_canadensis_v1, whole genome shotgun sequence:
- the LOC122602367 gene encoding bidirectional sugar transporter SWEET4-like gives MVSEEAISTSLGVAGNITAVTLFLSTVPTFYGIWKRKSVEQYSPMPYLASFFNCGLWVLYGMPFVHPNSMLVVTTNGAGLAIEFVFLLIFLKYSDSRKRLKVVLIWLLEIIVFVGLTLFVLILVHKTQKRSTIVGSFGVAANILMYASPLSVMKLVITTKSVEYMPFPLSLFCFLNGLCWFLYALFPFDPFIAVPNGIGGLLGILQLILYGTFYKSTKRMLAARKEKAEMGLAVMDSSIMNNGNVSKINP, from the exons ATGGTTTCTGAAGAAGCTATCAGTACATCCCTTGGTGTCGCAG GAAACATCACTGCAGTCACACTCTTCTTGTCAACAGT gCCGACATTTTATGGTATATGGAAACGAAAGAGTGTAGAGCAATATTCACCAATGCCATATTTAGCATCTTTTTTCAATTGCGGATTATGGGTGTTGTATGGAATGCCATTTGTGCACCCGAATAGCATGCTTGTGGTCACTACCAATGGAGCTGGTCTTGCAATCGAGTTTGTCTTCCTACTAATATTTCTTAAATATTCAGACTCGAGAAAGAGGTTAAAGGTTGTGTTGATTTGGTTGCTCGAGATTATAGTCTTTGTTGGATTGACCCTTTTTGTGCTAATTTTGGTGCACAAGACACAAAAACGATCAACTATCGTTGGGAGCTTTGGTGTCGCGGCCAATATCCTTATGTATGCTTCACCATTATCCGTCATG AAATTGGTAATCACGACCAAAAGTGTGGAGTATATGCCTTTTCCACTCTCTCTGTTTTGCTTCTTGAATGGTCTTTGTTGGTTCTTGTATGCCCTTTTTCCGTTTGATCCTTTCATTGCG GTACCAAACGGGATTGGAGGACTTCTTGGGATTCTACAACTTATATTATATGGAACGTTTTATAAATCCACGAAGCGAATGTTGGCAGCAAGAAAAGAAAAGGCAGAAATGGGCTTAGCAGTTATGGACTCATCCATTATGAACAATGGAAATGTTTCTAAAATTAACCCTTGA
- the LOC122601768 gene encoding uncharacterized protein LOC122601768, with protein MLEAVASYDLWIWHTYFGPAGSNNDINVLNESDLFDQLLQNKALTVNFTANGRQFTKGCYLADGIYHEWATLVKFFKCPMDPKTSKFKRFQESARKDVERAFGVLQGQWRILQQGARPLSINKFKRIMYSCVLLHNMVVKYNMRAISPLDLELIPDTPPARSWDERVNIHLRMTGELRDRVTHNRLRGAVVEHIWNLAENQRER; from the coding sequence ATGCTTGAAGCagttgcttcatatgatttgtggatttggcatacTTACTTTGGACCCGCcggttcgaacaacgacatcaacgtccttAATGAATCTGACTTGTTCGACCAGCTTCTCCAAAATAAAGCTCTTACGGTAAATTTCACCGCTAATGGCCGACAGTTTACAAAGGGTTGTTATCTAGCTGATGGTATCTATCACGAATGGGCTACACTTGTCAAGTTTTTCAAGTGTCCCATGGACCCTAAGACCAGTAAATTCAAACGCTTCCAAGAGTCTGCAAGAAAAGACGTGGAGCGTGCTTTTGGGGTACTTCAAGGCCAATGGAGAATCCTTCAACAGGGTGCGCGTCCATTAagtattaataaatttaaacgCATCATGTACTCTTGTGTGCTGTTGCACAACATGGTCGTTAAATATAACATGCGTGCAATCAGTCCTTTGGATTTGGAGCTAATTCCTGATACGCCGCCAGCTCGTTCTTGGGACGAACGTGTTAACATTCACTTACGTATGACAGGGGAGTTACGTGATAGGGTGACACACAACCGTTTAAGAGGCGCCGTAGTCGAGCACATTTGGAACTTGGCGGAAAACCAACGTGAACGTTGA
- the LOC122602274 gene encoding bidirectional sugar transporter SWEET4-like, with the protein MISAELARTAVGIVGNVIALILFLSPVPTFIQIVKKGSVEQFSPVPYLATFINCGIWVLYGLPMVHPHSLLVITINGTGFVIETVYLTLFIIYSDRKQRLRVLLIMVVELLFLGVLTSLVLTVAHTTKLRSTIVGSIAIAGNIMMYAAPLSVMRLVIRTKSVEFMPFFLSLFSLLNGISWTIYALIRFDPYIVLPNGLGSLLGVAQLVLYAFYYKSTKRQMAERKAIAELGLSGTGQSISSSKKTNVVHDEYP; encoded by the exons ATGATTTCTGCAGAGCTAGCTCGCACAGCTGTCGGCATTGTCG GAAATGTGATTGCTCTAATTCTGTTCTTATCCCCTGT GCCAACATTCATACAAATAGTGAAGAAAGGGTCAGTGGAGCAGTTCTCACCAGTGCCTTACCTAGCCACTTTTATAAACTGTGGGATATGGGTGTTATACGGACTGCCAATGGTCCACCCACACAGCTTGTTGGTTATCACTATCAATGGCACAGGCTTTGTGATAGAGACCGTGTATTTGACCCTTTTCATAATATACTCTGACCGTAAGCAGAGGCTCAGGGTACTTCTTATAATGGTTGTTGAGTTACTATTCCTTGGTGTTCTGACTTCCCTTGTTTTGACCGTGGCTCACACCACCAAGCTCAGGTCAACTATTGTCGGTTCTATTGCCATTGCTGGCAATATTATGATGTATGCTGCTCCTTTATCTGTTATG AGACTTGTGATTAGAACCAAAAGTGTGGAGTTCATGCCGTTTTTCTTGTCTCTGTTTTCATTGCTCAACGGCATTAGCTGGACCATCTATGCACTGATTCGCTTCGATCCCTACATTGTT CTACCAAATGGGCTTGGATCACTTTTGGGCGTAGCCCAGTTGGTACTCTATGCATTTTATTATAAGTCAACAAAGCGACAAATGGCTGAGAGGAAGGCAATTGCAGAACTGGGCTTGTCTGGAACGGGTCAATCTATCAGCTCttcaaagaaaacaaatgtGGTCCATGATGAATATCCTTAG